From the Exiguobacterium aurantiacum genome, one window contains:
- a CDS encoding rhodanese-like domain-containing protein: METILVIILWAALIAYIVWRFLPARGLKKMKQEEFRASLRKGQLIDVREPNEYKGGHIVGARNIPVGQMKLRMKELRKDQPILMYCQGKSRTNQAAKLLMKNGYTDIYMLDGGFKNWKGKVKKD; this comes from the coding sequence ATCGAAACTATCCTCGTCATCATCCTATGGGCTGCGCTCATCGCATACATCGTCTGGCGTTTCTTGCCGGCTCGCGGTTTGAAGAAAATGAAGCAAGAAGAGTTTCGTGCGTCGCTCCGTAAAGGTCAATTGATCGACGTCCGTGAACCGAATGAGTACAAGGGAGGCCACATCGTCGGCGCCCGTAACATTCCGGTCGGACAGATGAAATTGCGCATGAAAGAACTTCGCAAAGATCAACCGATCCTCATGTATTGCCAAGGCAAGTCACGTACGAACCAAGCGGCCAAGTTGCTCATGAAAAATGGTTATACGGACATCTACATGCTCGATGGCGGTTTTAAAAACTGGAAAGGGAAAGTCAAAAAAGACTGA
- the mntR gene encoding transcriptional regulator MntR → MPTPSMEDYLERIYLLMVEKGYARVSDIAEHLGVHPSSVTKMVQKLDREDYLIYEKYRGLMLTKKGQKIGKRLVERHAMLESFLRLIGVDEAHVYEDVEGIEHHLSSNTLDCMTQFVEFFEDKPELMAQFRAFQESNKTDDE, encoded by the coding sequence ATGCCGACACCGAGTATGGAAGATTACTTAGAACGAATTTATTTGTTAATGGTCGAGAAAGGATACGCTCGCGTGTCTGATATCGCCGAACATTTAGGGGTGCATCCTTCCTCTGTCACGAAAATGGTGCAAAAGCTCGACCGGGAAGACTATTTGATTTATGAGAAATATAGAGGACTCATGTTGACGAAAAAAGGCCAAAAAATCGGAAAACGGCTTGTCGAGCGTCATGCGATGCTCGAGTCGTTTTTGCGTTTGATTGGTGTCGACGAGGCCCATGTTTATGAGGACGTCGAAGGGATTGAACACCACTTGAGCTCGAATACGCTCGACTGCATGACCCAATTCGTCGAGTTTTTCGAAGACAAGCCGGAACTGATGGCCCAGTTTCGCGCGTTTCAAGAATCGAATAAGACCGACGACGAGTGA
- the hpt gene encoding hypoxanthine phosphoribosyltransferase yields the protein MDIQIKGKLFDEAQIKQRVAELAEQIERDAAGTPIVLVAVLKGSLVFAADLMREMTGSVQLDTVATSSYGKKSVSSGNVQLRKDLDLDVEGKYVVIIEDIIDTGQTLKFLCQHMTLHQPGQLKICTLLDKPARRLVTLDADYVGFEIPDEFVIGYGIDYAEQYRNLPYIGFVETD from the coding sequence ATGGATATTCAAATCAAAGGGAAACTGTTTGACGAAGCACAGATTAAACAACGCGTGGCGGAACTCGCCGAACAAATCGAACGGGATGCGGCCGGGACACCGATCGTCCTCGTGGCCGTCTTGAAAGGGTCGCTCGTCTTCGCAGCCGACTTGATGCGCGAGATGACGGGCAGTGTCCAACTCGACACGGTCGCGACATCGTCGTACGGAAAGAAATCGGTATCGAGCGGGAACGTCCAACTTCGGAAAGATTTAGACCTCGATGTCGAAGGGAAGTACGTCGTCATCATCGAAGACATCATCGACACGGGGCAGACGCTCAAGTTCTTGTGTCAGCATATGACGTTGCATCAACCCGGACAACTGAAGATTTGTACACTTCTTGACAAGCCGGCTCGCCGCCTCGTCACACTTGATGCCGATTATGTCGGCTTCGAAATCCCAGATGAGTTCGTCATCGGCTACGGCATCGACTACGCCGAGCAGTATCGCAACCTGCCGTATATCGGTTTCGTCGAGACGGATTGA
- a CDS encoding SA1362 family protein: MIRQRIGTTAATIVFILGFIGVGHMLATDPGRLFRQLLFIGIFGLIFYVIYRVFMAPKISAEDMRYRKTAQASKKRMQRPGTNPKVKPSATTKKKAKPGSNVTKLSKRPARSTHRSDAPHLTVIEGKKGKKKKKANM, translated from the coding sequence ATGATCAGACAAAGAATCGGTACGACCGCTGCCACGATCGTGTTCATCTTAGGTTTCATCGGAGTCGGACATATGCTCGCGACCGACCCCGGTCGATTGTTCAGACAGTTGCTCTTCATCGGTATTTTCGGGTTAATCTTCTACGTGATTTACCGTGTGTTCATGGCGCCCAAAATCTCGGCCGAGGATATGCGCTATCGGAAGACGGCCCAGGCCTCAAAAAAACGGATGCAGCGTCCCGGCACGAATCCTAAAGTGAAGCCGTCCGCTACGACAAAAAAGAAAGCGAAACCTGGCTCGAACGTGACGAAGCTCTCAAAACGCCCTGCCCGTTCGACGCATCGCAGTGACGCCCCTCACCTTACCGTTATCGAAGGAAAAAAAGGCAAGAAGAAAAAGAAAGCGAACATGTAA
- a CDS encoding DUF1385 domain-containing protein, translating to MKTKPLIPVGGQALVEGVMFQGRAESASAIRRKDGSIETFEQPRILVPWVQSLKKVPFLRGVVALYESLKNGSAHMNFASDRYDVDPSEDEAAEPDEKKQNILMVVMIAIVGIISYVFGKLIFNVTPALLAAMFQSVPALSGHVIQNLLEGGIKLVLLLSYLYLISLTPLIRRVFQYHGAEHKVINCYESGRPITVDNVRSSSRLHYRCGSSFILFTVFVGIGVYMLVPIDPLWVRLVSRIALLPVVIGISFEVLQFTNRFREHRFLSVLGKPGLSLQLLTTREPNDEQIRVAIEAFETWERSELGQPAVQREG from the coding sequence ATGAAAACTAAACCACTGATCCCCGTTGGAGGCCAAGCGCTTGTGGAAGGCGTCATGTTTCAAGGACGCGCCGAGAGTGCCTCGGCAATCCGCCGGAAGGACGGGTCCATCGAGACGTTTGAGCAGCCCCGCATCCTCGTCCCGTGGGTCCAGTCTTTAAAGAAAGTCCCGTTCCTGCGCGGCGTGGTCGCCTTATACGAATCGCTCAAAAACGGTTCCGCCCACATGAACTTCGCCAGTGACCGTTATGACGTCGATCCGAGCGAGGACGAGGCGGCGGAACCGGATGAGAAAAAACAGAACATCTTGATGGTCGTCATGATTGCGATTGTCGGGATCATCTCGTACGTATTCGGCAAGCTCATTTTCAACGTCACGCCGGCCCTGCTAGCCGCCATGTTCCAAAGCGTGCCCGCATTGTCCGGTCACGTGATTCAAAACCTCCTCGAAGGGGGAATAAAATTAGTATTGCTGCTCAGTTACCTCTATTTGATTTCCTTGACGCCACTCATCCGCCGCGTATTTCAATATCACGGCGCAGAACACAAGGTCATCAACTGTTATGAGTCCGGACGGCCAATCACCGTCGATAACGTCCGTTCGAGCTCACGCCTCCACTATCGTTGTGGGTCAAGCTTCATCCTATTCACCGTTTTCGTCGGCATCGGCGTTTATATGCTCGTCCCGATCGACCCGCTCTGGGTCCGACTCGTCAGCCGCATCGCCTTATTACCGGTGGTCATCGGCATCTCGTTCGAGGTGCTTCAATTCACAAACCGTTTTCGTGAACATCGCTTCCTGTCCGTCCTCGGCAAGCCGGGACTATCGTTACAGCTGTTGACGACGCGCGAACCGAACGACGAGCAAATCCGCGTCGCCATCGAGGCTTTCGAAACATGGGAACGTTCAGAACTAGGTCAACCGGCCGTGCAAAGAGAGGGATAA
- the aroQ gene encoding type II 3-dehydroquinate dehydratase has product MHILVLNGPNLNLLGRREPDVYGDVSLKGLTAELLLAAPDDVQLTFVQSNHEGELIDALHEAYDYAGVIFNAGAYTHTSIALRDAIAAIKAPVVEVHISNVHARESFRHESKLAAVCLGVISGFGLTSYTLALQALIEHWRNRHD; this is encoded by the coding sequence GTGCATATACTCGTCTTGAATGGGCCGAATTTGAATCTACTCGGGAGACGTGAACCGGACGTATACGGTGACGTCTCGTTGAAGGGGCTGACGGCGGAATTGTTGCTCGCCGCGCCAGATGACGTCCAGTTGACGTTCGTCCAATCCAACCATGAAGGCGAACTGATCGATGCACTGCACGAAGCGTACGATTACGCGGGGGTCATCTTCAACGCCGGGGCGTATACGCATACGTCGATCGCGCTCCGAGATGCCATCGCTGCCATCAAGGCCCCGGTCGTCGAAGTACATATCTCGAACGTGCATGCACGGGAGTCGTTTCGTCATGAATCCAAGCTCGCCGCCGTCTGTCTCGGCGTCATCAGCGGCTTTGGGTTGACGAGTTACACGCTCGCGTTGCAGGCGCTCATCGAACATTGGAGGAATCGACATGATTGA
- a CDS encoding M24 family metallopeptidase, with the protein MERVNKLQAQLEANGIDGLLVTKRENIRYLSGFTGSSGVLVITAKSASFITDFRYTEQAASQVKGFDIIEHKTSLIKSVAEVVTEHAVTRLGIEQDDMTVGQFRTYEKDVNAELVETSGIVEKLRLIKDESEIKIMKEAAAIADAAFTHIQSFIRPGRTEKEVANELEMFMRAQGADSSSFDMIVASGHRSALPHGVASDKVIEAGELVTLDFGAYYQGYCSDITRTLAVGEISDELRNIYDTVLRAQLAGVEGTKAGITGIEADALTRDVIKEAGYGEYFGHSTGHGLGMEVHEAPGLSFRAETVLEPGMVVTVEPGIYIAGIGGCRIEDDIVITETGNFRLTQSPKELITIEA; encoded by the coding sequence ATTGAACGGGTCAACAAACTGCAAGCTCAGCTAGAAGCGAACGGAATTGACGGATTGCTCGTGACGAAACGGGAGAACATACGCTACTTGTCGGGATTCACCGGGTCGAGTGGCGTCCTCGTGATTACAGCGAAGTCGGCGAGCTTTATTACCGACTTCCGGTACACGGAACAGGCCGCGAGCCAAGTGAAAGGGTTCGATATCATTGAGCACAAGACGTCGCTCATCAAATCGGTCGCAGAAGTCGTGACGGAGCATGCGGTCACGCGCCTCGGCATCGAGCAAGATGACATGACGGTCGGTCAATTCCGGACGTATGAAAAAGACGTCAACGCCGAGCTCGTCGAGACGTCAGGTATCGTCGAAAAGCTACGCTTGATTAAGGATGAGTCAGAGATTAAGATAATGAAGGAAGCTGCGGCGATTGCGGATGCGGCGTTCACCCATATCCAGTCGTTCATCCGCCCGGGTCGGACCGAAAAAGAAGTCGCCAACGAACTCGAGATGTTCATGCGGGCTCAAGGTGCTGACTCGTCGTCGTTTGATATGATTGTTGCATCGGGCCATCGCTCGGCATTGCCGCACGGTGTGGCCAGCGACAAGGTCATCGAGGCAGGCGAGCTCGTGACGCTTGATTTCGGTGCTTACTACCAAGGGTACTGCTCGGACATTACGCGCACGCTCGCCGTCGGCGAGATTTCAGACGAGTTGCGCAACATCTATGATACGGTGCTCCGCGCTCAACTCGCGGGCGTCGAAGGCACGAAAGCCGGCATCACGGGGATCGAGGCGGACGCGTTGACGCGTGACGTGATCAAAGAAGCCGGCTACGGTGAATACTTCGGGCATTCGACAGGACACGGTCTCGGCATGGAAGTCCATGAAGCGCCAGGGTTGTCATTCCGTGCGGAGACGGTGCTTGAGCCGGGGATGGTCGTCACGGTCGAACCGGGCATTTATATCGCCGGAATCGGCGGGTGCCGCATCGAGGACGACATCGTCATCACCGAGACTGGCAACTTCCGTCTCACGCAGTCGCCAAAAGAGTTAATTACGATTGAGGCTTGA
- the efp gene encoding elongation factor P, which translates to MVSVNDLKTGLTVKTSDGSIWQVIEFQHVKPGKGAAFVRTKMRNLRTGAIQETTFRGGERIERAHIERKRMQYLYPMGDTYVFMDTESYEQLELTGEQVKAALPYMLENMEVSIADYDGEILGIELPTTVVLTIVEADPGVKGDTASNVKKNATVETGHIIQVPLFIEPGEKVTVDTRTGEFTGRYNG; encoded by the coding sequence ATGGTATCAGTTAACGATTTAAAAACAGGCTTAACAGTCAAAACATCGGACGGTTCGATTTGGCAAGTCATCGAATTCCAACACGTGAAACCAGGTAAAGGCGCGGCCTTCGTCCGCACAAAGATGCGTAACTTGCGCACGGGCGCGATTCAAGAGACGACGTTCCGTGGTGGCGAGCGCATCGAGCGTGCCCACATTGAACGCAAACGTATGCAGTACCTCTATCCAATGGGCGACACGTACGTGTTCATGGACACAGAGTCGTATGAACAGCTCGAACTCACGGGCGAGCAAGTGAAAGCGGCGCTTCCGTACATGCTCGAGAACATGGAAGTGAGTATCGCTGACTACGACGGCGAGATTCTCGGCATCGAGCTCCCGACGACGGTCGTCTTGACGATTGTCGAAGCCGATCCAGGCGTCAAAGGCGACACGGCATCGAACGTGAAGAAAAACGCGACGGTCGAAACGGGCCACATCATTCAAGTGCCGCTCTTCATCGAGCCAGGCGAAAAAGTAACGGTCGACACACGCACAGGCGAGTTCACAGGCCGCTATAACGGGTAA
- the accB gene encoding acetyl-CoA carboxylase biotin carboxyl carrier protein encodes MQIEHIKELITLLDQTSVHEMELETPEFKLSLKKEAAPQFAATHTPIVHAATVAAPAPVVETEQEAAPTPAPSNLRTITSPMVGTFYSRPAPDKDAYVQVGDRVEAGQVVCILEAMKLFNDVETEISGEIIEMLVADGDLVEYGQALFSVK; translated from the coding sequence ATGCAAATCGAACACATTAAAGAGCTGATCACATTACTCGATCAGACGTCCGTTCACGAGATGGAACTCGAGACGCCGGAGTTTAAACTTTCATTGAAAAAAGAAGCGGCCCCACAATTCGCCGCCACTCATACACCAATCGTGCACGCGGCCACGGTCGCAGCACCTGCGCCAGTCGTCGAGACAGAACAAGAAGCGGCACCAACACCTGCGCCGAGCAACTTGCGCACAATCACGTCACCGATGGTCGGGACGTTCTATTCGCGTCCGGCACCGGACAAGGACGCCTACGTCCAGGTCGGCGACCGCGTCGAAGCAGGACAGGTCGTCTGTATTTTAGAAGCGATGAAACTGTTCAACGACGTCGAAACGGAAATCAGCGGAGAGATTATTGAGATGCTCGTCGCAGATGGCGATTTAGTCGAATACGGCCAAGCGCTCTTCAGCGTGAAGTGA
- the accC gene encoding acetyl-CoA carboxylase biotin carboxylase subunit produces MKLLIANRGEIAVRIIRAAKELNIPTVAVFSEADREALHVRLADEAYCIGPNPSKDSYLNIPNILSVACAVDATMIHPGYGFLAENAEFAEMSEACGIQFVGPSSYAIRKMGIKDEAKRTMIESGVPVVPGSSGVVTDEEAVELAREIGYPVIIKATAGGGGRGIRVAYDETELVKGLTDTRKEAKQAFGNGDVYLEKYIESFRHVEVQVLADQYGNVIHLGERDCTIQRRMQKLVEEAPSPAIDETTRQAMGDAAVKAAKAIQYSGAGTIEFIYVPEVNEFYFMEMNTRIQVEHPVTEMITGFDLVQAQLEVALGHPLAISQSDITFSGHSIECRINAEDPFADFRPMAGKIDQYIVPGGMGVRVDSGLYAGAVIPPFYDSMVAKLIVHAPTREEAIAKMLRALDEFTVSGIHTTIPFHQQVMAHERFRTGAFDTKFVEKEMTLTK; encoded by the coding sequence ATGAAACTACTCATTGCTAACCGTGGAGAGATTGCGGTCCGCATCATTCGGGCCGCGAAAGAGTTAAATATCCCGACGGTCGCCGTCTTCTCGGAAGCGGACCGCGAGGCGCTGCACGTCCGTCTCGCTGACGAGGCGTATTGCATCGGACCGAACCCGTCGAAAGACTCATATTTGAATATCCCGAACATCTTGTCAGTCGCGTGCGCGGTCGATGCGACGATGATTCATCCGGGTTATGGTTTCTTGGCCGAGAACGCCGAGTTCGCCGAGATGAGCGAGGCGTGCGGCATCCAATTCGTCGGACCGAGCAGTTATGCGATTCGGAAGATGGGCATAAAAGACGAAGCGAAGCGGACGATGATCGAGTCGGGCGTACCGGTCGTCCCGGGATCGAGTGGTGTCGTCACTGACGAGGAAGCGGTCGAGCTCGCCCGTGAAATCGGGTATCCGGTCATCATCAAAGCGACGGCCGGTGGTGGTGGGCGCGGAATCCGTGTCGCCTACGACGAGACCGAGCTCGTGAAAGGGCTCACCGACACGCGTAAAGAAGCGAAGCAGGCGTTCGGTAACGGCGACGTCTATTTAGAGAAATATATCGAGTCGTTCCGCCATGTCGAGGTGCAAGTGCTCGCCGATCAATACGGCAACGTCATCCACCTCGGGGAGCGGGACTGTACGATTCAGCGCCGGATGCAGAAGTTGGTCGAGGAAGCACCGTCTCCGGCAATCGATGAGACGACCCGTCAAGCGATGGGCGACGCGGCCGTGAAAGCGGCCAAAGCGATTCAGTATTCGGGTGCGGGCACAATCGAGTTCATCTACGTCCCGGAAGTGAACGAGTTTTATTTCATGGAGATGAACACGCGGATTCAAGTCGAACACCCGGTCACCGAAATGATTACCGGCTTCGACCTCGTCCAAGCTCAACTCGAAGTCGCACTCGGTCATCCACTCGCCATCAGCCAGTCGGACATCACGTTCAGCGGGCACTCGATCGAGTGCCGTATCAACGCAGAAGACCCGTTTGCGGACTTCCGTCCGATGGCCGGTAAAATCGATCAGTATATCGTTCCTGGCGGCATGGGCGTCCGGGTCGACAGTGGTCTCTATGCTGGTGCCGTCATTCCGCCGTTTTATGATTCAATGGTGGCGAAACTGATTGTTCACGCACCGACTCGAGAAGAGGCGATCGCGAAGATGCTTCGCGCCCTCGACGAGTTCACGGTATCGGGCATCCATACGACGATCCCATTCCATCAACAAGTCATGGCCCACGAACGTTTCCGAACCGGTGCGTTCGACACGAAATTTGTCGAAAAAGAAATGACGCTCACGAAATGA
- the nusB gene encoding transcription antitermination factor NusB has product MKRHEAREKAIQTLFQIEVSKLEVDEAIEFALDGMDSDPFYEQLVVETLEKKDEIDELLIENLKNWRLDRLGNVERTILRMATYELLYVETIPDKVTINEAVELAKSFADEEAAKLVNGVLGNIIKA; this is encoded by the coding sequence ATGAAACGTCATGAAGCACGGGAAAAAGCGATTCAAACGCTTTTTCAAATCGAAGTATCAAAACTTGAGGTAGACGAGGCCATCGAATTTGCCCTCGATGGCATGGACTCCGATCCATTTTACGAACAACTCGTCGTGGAGACGTTAGAAAAGAAAGACGAGATTGATGAATTGCTCATCGAAAACTTGAAAAACTGGAGACTCGATCGTCTCGGAAATGTCGAGCGGACGATTCTCCGCATGGCGACGTACGAGTTGCTCTACGTCGAGACGATTCCGGACAAAGTGACGATCAACGAGGCGGTCGAACTCGCCAAATCGTTCGCCGATGAAGAAGCGGCCAAGCTCGTCAACGGCGTGCTCGGTAACATCATCAAAGCGTAA
- a CDS encoding bifunctional 5,10-methylenetetrahydrofolate dehydrogenase/5,10-methenyltetrahydrofolate cyclohydrolase produces MAVVIDGKQIAASYRETLKKRVSALRARGIVPKLKVILIGDDPASHSYVRGKERAAADIGIDSQVIRFDDTISEREVLELIDSMNADDALHGILVQLPLPKHIDENRVIMRISPDKDVDGFHPTNVGKMMLGLETLLPCTPHGILHLVKTQTDLVGKHVVVVGRSQIVGKPVGMLFLNESATVTYCHSKTVDLGAMTRQADILIVAVGRAGLVTKEMVKPGAIVIDVGVNRVDGRLVGDVDFEGVRDVASAITPVPGGVGPMTITMLMHNTVEVASRG; encoded by the coding sequence ATGGCAGTAGTGATCGACGGGAAACAAATCGCAGCATCATATCGGGAGACGTTAAAGAAACGGGTCAGCGCGCTACGCGCGCGCGGCATCGTGCCAAAACTGAAAGTCATTTTAATCGGGGATGATCCGGCGAGCCACAGCTACGTCCGGGGGAAAGAACGGGCGGCGGCTGACATCGGCATCGATTCACAAGTGATTCGCTTCGATGACACGATTTCAGAACGTGAAGTGCTCGAACTGATTGATTCGATGAATGCGGACGACGCGTTGCACGGGATTCTCGTGCAGTTGCCGTTGCCGAAGCATATCGATGAGAATCGCGTCATCATGCGCATCTCACCGGACAAAGACGTGGATGGATTCCACCCGACGAACGTCGGGAAGATGATGCTCGGTCTCGAAACGCTATTGCCATGTACGCCGCACGGGATTCTGCATCTCGTCAAGACGCAGACCGACCTGGTCGGCAAACACGTCGTCGTCGTCGGTCGCAGTCAAATCGTCGGGAAACCGGTCGGGATGCTGTTCTTGAACGAGTCGGCCACGGTGACATACTGTCACTCGAAGACGGTCGACCTCGGGGCGATGACACGCCAAGCTGACATTTTGATTGTCGCCGTCGGTCGGGCCGGTCTCGTCACGAAAGAGATGGTCAAACCGGGAGCAATCGTCATCGACGTCGGGGTCAACCGCGTCGACGGCCGTCTCGTCGGGGATGTCGACTTTGAAGGCGTCCGTGACGTCGCGAGCGCCATCACTCCAGTTCCGGGTGGAGTCGGTCCGATGACGATCACGATGCTCATGCACAATACGGTCGAGGTCGCCTCACGTGGCTAA
- the xseA gene encoding exodeoxyribonuclease VII large subunit, translated as MANPIQVSEVVRYVKRQLDGDPVLQQIAVIGEISNFKRYASGHCYFTLKDETSRMKAVMFSRDARTLNFEPTDGVNVVVVARVTMYESTGDIQLYVELMRQDGIGVLFERYETRKRELEAKGWFAAERKRPLPAFPERIGIITSPKGAALHDIATTLRRRAPHVAITFAPVAVQGEQSAPQVASAIRWMNERTDCDVLIVGRGGGSIEELWAFNEDVVVEAIYDSEIPVISAVGHETDFTLADFVADVRAATPTAAAELATATIEAQRKDVERLSRALTRVVTTQMASLRERVERMKNSYGLKSPRYTIMQKRERFAQAEIRLEQSATKQVTHARHRFAASAQRLDVRNLMQVFRTQDDRFRQYEGRLERIRPLERPTDQFARLAGRLESVSPLAVLARGYTFVEQDGTYVKDVKQLHDGVVTIRFRDGHALAEVKERHDGEETRRTDV; from the coding sequence GTGGCTAATCCGATTCAAGTCTCCGAAGTCGTCCGTTATGTGAAACGTCAACTCGACGGTGACCCGGTGTTGCAACAAATCGCCGTCATCGGCGAGATCTCGAACTTCAAACGGTACGCCTCGGGGCACTGCTACTTCACCCTCAAAGACGAAACGTCCCGGATGAAGGCGGTCATGTTCTCACGTGACGCCCGGACGCTCAATTTCGAGCCGACGGACGGGGTGAACGTGGTCGTCGTCGCCCGGGTGACGATGTATGAGTCAACGGGTGATATTCAATTGTACGTCGAACTCATGCGGCAGGACGGCATCGGTGTGTTGTTCGAACGGTATGAGACTAGAAAGCGTGAGCTCGAGGCGAAGGGCTGGTTCGCAGCGGAACGGAAACGTCCGCTGCCGGCCTTCCCAGAGCGCATCGGCATCATCACCTCGCCGAAAGGCGCGGCCCTCCACGATATCGCCACGACGCTCAGAAGGCGCGCGCCGCACGTGGCCATCACGTTCGCGCCCGTCGCCGTACAAGGGGAACAATCCGCTCCGCAAGTGGCGAGTGCGATTCGCTGGATGAACGAACGCACCGACTGCGACGTGTTGATCGTCGGACGCGGCGGCGGGTCGATCGAGGAGTTATGGGCGTTCAACGAGGACGTCGTCGTCGAGGCGATTTACGACTCCGAGATCCCTGTCATCTCGGCCGTCGGCCATGAGACTGATTTCACGCTGGCTGATTTTGTCGCCGACGTACGAGCGGCCACGCCGACAGCGGCGGCGGAGCTCGCGACGGCCACGATCGAAGCGCAACGGAAAGACGTGGAACGATTAAGCCGCGCACTCACGCGGGTCGTGACGACTCAAATGGCCTCGCTTCGCGAACGCGTCGAACGCATGAAAAACAGTTACGGCTTAAAATCACCTCGTTATACGATCATGCAAAAACGTGAACGGTTCGCCCAAGCTGAGATTCGACTCGAACAAAGTGCCACGAAACAAGTGACGCACGCGCGGCACCGTTTCGCAGCATCGGCGCAACGTCTCGACGTCCGCAATCTGATGCAAGTGTTCCGAACGCAAGACGACCGCTTCCGTCAATATGAAGGACGGTTGGAACGCATTCGACCTCTCGAGAGACCGACGGATCAATTCGCGCGGTTGGCAGGTCGATTGGAATCTGTCAGCCCGCTCGCCGTTCTCGCGAGAGGCTATACGTTCGTCGAACAGGACGGGACGTACGTGAAAGATGTCAAACAACTACATGACGGTGTGGTGACGATCCGATTTCGGGATGGCCATGCCCTCGCGGAAGTGAAGGAGAGACACGATGGCGAAGAAACAAGAAGAACTGACGTTTGA
- the xseB gene encoding exodeoxyribonuclease VII small subunit yields MAKKQEELTFEAALARLEEIVTQLETGEVALEEAMTLYEEGVRLSALCQTKLTAAEQKMDEILELDGTLREKGGTV; encoded by the coding sequence ATGGCGAAGAAACAAGAAGAACTGACGTTTGAAGCGGCGCTCGCCCGGCTCGAGGAAATCGTGACACAACTTGAGACGGGAGAGGTCGCCCTTGAAGAAGCGATGACGCTCTATGAGGAAGGTGTCCGGTTGTCGGCCCTCTGCCAGACCAAATTGACGGCGGCCGAGCAAAAGATGGACGAGATTCTTGAGCTCGACGGGACGCTCCGTGAAAAAGGAGGTACCGTATGA